The stretch of DNA ATCGGAGACGTCAAAGTCGGTGGCGAGAACGTGTTGCCGTTTTATCTGTGGGAAGGCGAGATGCCAAAGCGTCCCCTTGTCGCGGTAGAAGTCTGGGACAACAACCCGGAGGATTGGTCGCCGGTTGTGACCGGGCCTCTGTCGGACGTGCTTGCCGATCCGGTCGCGTGGGCAAAAAAGGCACAGGAGGAGTTTGGCGCCGACATTATTGTTTTGCGCTTGAAAAGCACCGATCCCAAAGGTGATGACAGATCCGCGGACGATGCCGCTAGAACCGCGAAGGCGGTAGCCGATGCGGTCAGTATTCCTGTCGTGGTTTACGGGGCCGAGGATGTGGACAAGGACGGCGACGTGTTGAAAGCGGTCGCGGTGGCGTGCGAGGGCAGCAACGTCGTTATCGGCCCCGCGATGGAAGACAATTACAAGACTATCGGGGCTGCGGCGCTCGGCTATAACCAGACCGTCGTGGCGAAGACGCCGATAGACGTCAACCTGGCGAAGCAACTGAACATTCTGCTTTCGAATCTGGGCGTTGACGTTGGCAAGATCGTGGTTGATCCGACTACCGGCGCCCTGGGGTACGGCCTTGAGTACACCTATTCCATCATGGAGAGGTTCAAGATCGCGGCGCTGAGGCAGGACGACAGCATGACCCAGATGCCGCTGGTGGCGGATGTGGGAATCGAATCCTGGAAAGCCAAGGAGGCAAAGGCGCCGGCCCTGGACGAGCCGCAGTGGGGTGAC from Candidatus Anoxymicrobium japonicum encodes:
- a CDS encoding acetyl-CoA decarbonylase/synthase complex subunit delta (part of a complex that catalyzes the cleavage of acetyl-CoA); this encodes MGFEAVKETTDSKIREVALGIGDVKVGGENVLPFYLWEGEMPKRPLVAVEVWDNNPEDWSPVVTGPLSDVLADPVAWAKKAQEEFGADIIVLRLKSTDPKGDDRSADDAARTAKAVADAVSIPVVVYGAEDVDKDGDVLKAVAVACEGSNVVIGPAMEDNYKTIGAAALGYNQTVVAKTPIDVNLAKQLNILLSNLGVDVGKIVVDPTTGALGYGLEYTYSIMERFKIAALRQDDSMTQMPLVADVGIESWKAKEAKAPALDEPQWGDENKRGVLWEIVTAVALLIAGADILIMRHPDAIKTVRKVIDELIG